One window of Triticum dicoccoides isolate Atlit2015 ecotype Zavitan chromosome 5A, WEW_v2.0, whole genome shotgun sequence genomic DNA carries:
- the LOC119298596 gene encoding replication factor C subunit 3-like isoform X2: MATETPTASPTARTLSAAFADDRRREARRRAVPAGLVKFMLHRWGAACLPKSRAALSGAATPPPPPQTQTQPSSASAQASARQRHADAANVAARRPLREKGEAAAAFAVARAPTPTGSQDKPVTPTGDGSGWSGDTATTVGRGANIWVRVPRKRTSSPQVDSPQQLSVESTASAAEDEYAWADRYRPNVLAEFICNKAVADELHRLVTEQECNHFIFEGGQAVGKRSMVLALLRDAFGPDNLQVQEHSKRIELKGEIARHVDVKVKISGHHVEVNLADLHGYENHVITTLLNESILPPDSICDHTNCKVIVVHDADRLSSDFQHYIGWFLGRYAGCNKIIFCCSDSSNLEAVKHLCKVVTLQPPSFEEMIKVLEFIAMKEGIDLPRGIASRITVSASNNLRQAIRSFEATWKANYPFVEDQPILTGWEEEIYNVAKKIMEEPSPKQYATLPPCCSAAVSHSGEVSERTSQRIQISGHNFGHQYRTFCRGRP; this comes from the exons ATGGCCACCGAGACCCCGACCGCCTCCCCCACCGCCCGCACCCTCTCCGCGGCCTTCGCCGACGACCGCCGACGCGAGGCCAGGCGCCGGGCCGTGCCCGCCGGGCTCGTCAAGTTCATGCTCCACCGCTGGGGCGCCGCCTGCCTCCCCAAGAGCAGGGCCGCCCTCAGCGGCGCCGccaccccgcccccgcccccgcagaCGCAGACCCAGCCGTCGTCCGCGTCGGCGCAGGCGTCGGCACGCCAGCGCCACGCGGACGCGGCGAATGTCGCTGCGAGGAGGCCTTTGAGGGAGAAAGgggaagccgccgccgccttcgcggtCGCCCGAGCGCCGACGCCGACGGGATCCCAAGACAAACCCGTGACGCCTACCGGCGACGGGAGCGGCTGGAGCGGCGATACGGCCACCACCGTTGGGAGAGGAGCAAACATCTGGGTGAGGGTCCCTCGCAAGCGGACGTCGTCGCCGCAGGTGGACTCTCCGCAGCAGCTGTCCGTGGAATCGACGGCGTCGGCGGCGGAGGACGAGTACGCGTGGGCGGACAGGTACCGGCCCAATGTGCTCGCGGAATTCATCTGCAACAAGGCCGTCGCCGACGAGCTCCACCGGCTG GTGACCGAGCAAGAGTGCAACCATTTCATATTCGAAGGCGGACAGGCAGTCGGGAAGAGAAGCATGGTGCTGGCACTCCTAAGGGATGCTTTTGGTCCTGATAATCTCCAG GTACAGGAACACTCAAAGAGGATCGAACTCAAGGGAGAAATTGCCAGACACGTCGATGTGAAAGTCAAGATTTCAGGTCATCATGTGGAGGTTAACCTGGCTGATTTACATGGCTATGAAAATCATGTCATAACTACTTTGCTGAATGAATCAATCCTGCCACCAGACTCGATCTGCGATCATACTAACTGCAAAG TGATTGTGGTCCACGACGCTGACAGGCTTTCCTCCGATTTTCAACATTATATCGGTTGGTTTCTGGGAAGGTATGCAGGTTGCAACAAAATCATCTTCTGCTGCTCTGATTCTTCAAACCTTGAGGCTGTGAAACATCTATGCAAGGTTGTCACACTTCAGCCACCTTCATTTGAGGAG ATGATCAAGGTTCTGGAGTTCATTGCTATGAAAGAAGGCATAGATTTGCCTCGTGGAATTGCCAGCAGAATCACAGTGAGCGCGAGTAACAATCTCCGACAGGCAATACGTTCTTTTGAAGCTACATGGAAAGCAAA CTATCCGTTCGTAGAAGATCAACCTATTCTGACGGGATGGGAGGAAGAAATATATAATGTGGCCAAGAAAATCATGGAGGAGCCAAGTCCAAAGCAGTATGCTACCCTTCCACCGTGTTGTTCTGCA GCTGTATCTCATTCGGGGGAAGTTTCAGAAAGAACAAGTCAAAGAATACAGATCTCGGGACACAACTTTGGACATCAGTATAGAACATTTTGCCGTGGAAGGCCGTGA
- the LOC119298596 gene encoding replication factor C subunit 3-like isoform X1, whose product MATETPTASPTARTLSAAFADDRRREARRRAVPAGLVKFMLHRWGAACLPKSRAALSGAATPPPPPQTQTQPSSASAQASARQRHADAANVAARRPLREKGEAAAAFAVARAPTPTGSQDKPVTPTGDGSGWSGDTATTVGRGANIWVRVPRKRTSSPQVDSPQQLSVESTASAAEDEYAWADRYRPNVLAEFICNKAVADELHRLVTEQECNHFIFEGGQAVGKRSMVLALLRDAFGPDNLQVQEHSKRIELKGEIARHVDVKVKISGHHVEVNLADLHGYENHVITTLLNESILPPDSICDHTNCKVIVVHDADRLSSDFQHYIGWFLGRYAGCNKIIFCCSDSSNLEAVKHLCKVVTLQPPSFEEMIKVLEFIAMKEGIDLPRGIASRITVSASNNLRQAIRSFEATWKANYPFVEDQPILTGWEEEIYNVAKKIMEEPSPKQLYLIRGKFQKEQVKEYRSRDTTLDISIEHFAVEGRDQGEAIQYFIKIEEFTVRFMSFYRSWQNSPQGS is encoded by the exons ATGGCCACCGAGACCCCGACCGCCTCCCCCACCGCCCGCACCCTCTCCGCGGCCTTCGCCGACGACCGCCGACGCGAGGCCAGGCGCCGGGCCGTGCCCGCCGGGCTCGTCAAGTTCATGCTCCACCGCTGGGGCGCCGCCTGCCTCCCCAAGAGCAGGGCCGCCCTCAGCGGCGCCGccaccccgcccccgcccccgcagaCGCAGACCCAGCCGTCGTCCGCGTCGGCGCAGGCGTCGGCACGCCAGCGCCACGCGGACGCGGCGAATGTCGCTGCGAGGAGGCCTTTGAGGGAGAAAGgggaagccgccgccgccttcgcggtCGCCCGAGCGCCGACGCCGACGGGATCCCAAGACAAACCCGTGACGCCTACCGGCGACGGGAGCGGCTGGAGCGGCGATACGGCCACCACCGTTGGGAGAGGAGCAAACATCTGGGTGAGGGTCCCTCGCAAGCGGACGTCGTCGCCGCAGGTGGACTCTCCGCAGCAGCTGTCCGTGGAATCGACGGCGTCGGCGGCGGAGGACGAGTACGCGTGGGCGGACAGGTACCGGCCCAATGTGCTCGCGGAATTCATCTGCAACAAGGCCGTCGCCGACGAGCTCCACCGGCTG GTGACCGAGCAAGAGTGCAACCATTTCATATTCGAAGGCGGACAGGCAGTCGGGAAGAGAAGCATGGTGCTGGCACTCCTAAGGGATGCTTTTGGTCCTGATAATCTCCAG GTACAGGAACACTCAAAGAGGATCGAACTCAAGGGAGAAATTGCCAGACACGTCGATGTGAAAGTCAAGATTTCAGGTCATCATGTGGAGGTTAACCTGGCTGATTTACATGGCTATGAAAATCATGTCATAACTACTTTGCTGAATGAATCAATCCTGCCACCAGACTCGATCTGCGATCATACTAACTGCAAAG TGATTGTGGTCCACGACGCTGACAGGCTTTCCTCCGATTTTCAACATTATATCGGTTGGTTTCTGGGAAGGTATGCAGGTTGCAACAAAATCATCTTCTGCTGCTCTGATTCTTCAAACCTTGAGGCTGTGAAACATCTATGCAAGGTTGTCACACTTCAGCCACCTTCATTTGAGGAG ATGATCAAGGTTCTGGAGTTCATTGCTATGAAAGAAGGCATAGATTTGCCTCGTGGAATTGCCAGCAGAATCACAGTGAGCGCGAGTAACAATCTCCGACAGGCAATACGTTCTTTTGAAGCTACATGGAAAGCAAA CTATCCGTTCGTAGAAGATCAACCTATTCTGACGGGATGGGAGGAAGAAATATATAATGTGGCCAAGAAAATCATGGAGGAGCCAAGTCCAAAGCA GCTGTATCTCATTCGGGGGAAGTTTCAGAAAGAACAAGTCAAAGAATACAGATCTCGGGACACAACTTTGGACATCAGTATAGAACATTTTGCCGTGGAAGGCCGTGACCAAGGGGAAGCCATCCAATACTTCATAAAGATTGAAG AATTCACGGTGAGGTTCATGAGCTTCTACAGATCCTGGCAGAATTCACCGCAAGGTTCATGA
- the LOC119300573 gene encoding uncharacterized protein LOC119300573 — translation LDIFLRLPNLQDLVRAALTCRSWIGAVRSSPSFRRLFRAIHPSPLLGIFLKVDNATAPSFAPLRRSDPVVTAALLHGDFFLTSLPLDDAWTVTDCRDGYVLLWNKCWAVAAVNPMTWAVDVISFPDDMADGSLRDFAFLGFHLLTSEENPRSFHVVCLCADVSRVRAAVFSSDTRGWAVHPWVEIGGDNSLKYGAGTLVDGSVYWPFYGEGRIIRINTTTMDVSSLDLPSQVKVHGYNFKIGDTEDGELCVVYALDSLLHVWVRRAGDDDGIDRWVPHKTISLIEDGCRTETWRGMYTGLQVLEVRAGRVYMATKLRQGACTSCCSWFFSISMEIERLFQGRYDGHAYPYVMAWPPSLVGDDGSINWTG, via the exons CTCGACATCTTCCTCCGCCTGCCCAACCTGCAGGACCTCGTCCGCGCCGCGCTCACCTGCCGCTCCTGGATCGGCGCCGTCCGCTCCTCCCCGTCCTTCCGCCGCCTCTTCCGCGCCATCCACCCGTCGCCCCTCCTCGGGATCTTCCTCAAAGTGGACAACGCCACCGCCCCCTCCTTCGCCCCCCTGCGCCGCTCGGatcccgtcgtcaccgccgccctcctccacggcgacttcttcctcacctccctcccgCTGGACGACGCCTGGACCGTCACGGACTGCCGCGACGGTTACGTCCTCCTGTGGAACAAGTGCTGGGCCGTGGCTGCGGTGAACCCCATGACCTGGGCTGTCGACGTCATCTCCTTCCCGGACGACATGGCGGATGGGAGTCTCCGCGATTTCGCCTTCCTTGGTTTCCACCTGCTGACTTCCGAGGAGAACCCCCGGTCGTTCCACGTGGTCTGCCTCTGCGCCGACGTTTCTAGGGTTCGTGCTGCCGTCTTCTCGTCGGATACAAGGGGTTGGGCCGTCCATCCCTGGGTGGAGATCGGCGGTGACAACAGCCTCAAGTACGGTGCAGGCACGCTGGTGGATGGTTCAGTTTACTGGCCTTTCTATGGCGAAGGACGCATTATCAGGATCAACACAACCACCATGGATGTCTCCTCTCTGGATCTACCTTCGCAGG TGAAGGTGCATGGGTACAATTTCAAGATTGGGGACACCGAGGACGGCGAGCTTTGCGTTGTGTATGCACTGGACTCCCTTCTACATGTTTGGGTCCGTCGAGCGGGCGACGACGATGGGATCGACAGATGGGTGCCGCACAAGACAATCTCTCTGATTGAAGATGGGTGCCGCACCGAGACGTGGCGGGGCATGTATACCGGCCTGCAAGTTTTGGAGGTTAGGGCAGGGCGCGTGTACATGGCCACAAA GTTAAGGCAGGGCGCGTGTACATCCTGCTGCTCCTGGTTCTTCTCCATTTCCATGGAGATTGAGAGGCTGTTTCAGGGGAGATATGATGGCCACGCATATCCGTATGTTATGGCCTGGCCTCCTTCTTTGGTTGGTGATGATGGCAGCATTAATTGGACAGGATGA